The stretch of DNA TCTATACGGCCATTTTCAAAAACTGGAATTGGATAACCAGGCTAACGGGGATGACGTAGAAATTGGTCTGGGTGGTTCTTTTCTCCAGGAACAACCGCCCCTTCCCCCTCTTGTTGCCAATCCACCGCCATGGCTGGTTAATGTTATCACCCTGGCGATTATTGCCCTGGCGCTGGCCGCCGGCTGGTGGGTATGGCAACGCTATCTGCGCCGCCAGCATCAGCCAGACCTGGCGATATTGCTGGCCCAAAAAGCCAGGCACGCCGTAAAAAACCTGGAAGCAGGGAGCGATCTCAAAGATACCGTGCTACGGTGTTACCGGGATATGAGCCAGGTTTTATACGAGCAACGCGGGATTCAACGCCAACAAGGGATGACCCCCCGGGAATTTGAAGCGCATCTCGCCGAAATAGGCCTGCGCGACCACCACATTCAACGGCTCACCCGCCTTTTTGAAAGCGTCCGTTACGGCGATAATACGGCCAGCGAGCGCGAGAAACGGGAAGCCAGGGACTGTTTGAACGCCATTGTACGAGTTTACGGCAGGCTGGCATGAAAAACCGGTGGTTGACCCTGCTTGCGATTCTGCTGCTGGCCGGTCTACTGACCCTGGTGATGCGAGATTTAATGCGCGAGAATCTGGTGGCACCGCTGTTATACCTGGCCTGGGTGGCCGGTCTCATCTGGGCCAGTATTCCCCAGGCGGCCATCTGGGCCTTATTTCTGCTGACCACCCTGGTCATAGCCCTAAGAAGTCTGATCAAAAAAGGACCAATTTTGCGCCATCGAAACCCGCCCGCCACCAAACCGGAAGAACGGATAGAAAGCTGGCTCAAGCTCATTCGGCGAACCAGGCAGGAAGATTATTTCAAATGGCAACTGGCCCAACGGCTGCATAAACTAACTCTGGAAACCCTGGCCCACGATGAACGAACCACCCTCCAAGAAATGCGACAACGCCTGAGCCAAAACCAACTGGACGCGCCGCCGGAAGTGCTGGCTTACCTGGAGGCCGGGATGACTTCATTCAGCCACTTTCTGGAGGCCCAACCTCGCTGGCGGCTAAAAAAACAAACTTCACCGCTCGATCTTGATCCAGAGCGAGTAATTCAATTCTTGGAGGATAAAGTTGACTACCACCCTGAATGACGTAGCTTCACGCTGC from Anaerolineae bacterium encodes:
- a CDS encoding DUF4129 domain-containing protein, coding for SLLILWLVTFIFNPEMRKRMLGRLLLYTAILLTIYVLYGHFQKLELDNQANGDDVEIGLGGSFLQEQPPLPPLVANPPPWLVNVITLAIIALALAAGWWVWQRYLRRQHQPDLAILLAQKARHAVKNLEAGSDLKDTVLRCYRDMSQVLYEQRGIQRQQGMTPREFEAHLAEIGLRDHHIQRLTRLFESVRYGDNTASEREKREARDCLNAIVRVYGRLA